One region of Halohasta litchfieldiae genomic DNA includes:
- a CDS encoding orc1/cdc6 family replication initiation protein, translating to MSDPFADLHETLFADKDVLSEDYQPESILERDDEIEEYRHALSDVLFGRSPENIMLYGKAGLGKTAVTKYMMDALVDNAATREEADELHVHERNCNGKTLFTIVRGLVNDLLPPEASPFPKRGLGTADAFEELYAQLDRRGGTHLIVLDEIDHLEDADTLLYELPRARSNGHIETAHVGLIGISNNYTFREQLSPKVKDTLMETEISFSPYNAVELQTILENRAEKAFVDGGYDKSAINKAAAFAARDVGNARQAIDLLRVGGEVAEKRRAECVTDADIEEARTKVKRGRLENRIRDQTEHAQYILQAVAILESDDKTPARSKQIQGMYEAVATRCGADPLTTLKSIQDHLSELHMLGFLQRFERNEGRGGGQYHEHALDLDPEVVIEIRKQIESERGE from the coding sequence ATGTCTGACCCGTTTGCCGACCTCCACGAGACGTTGTTTGCCGACAAGGACGTGCTTTCGGAGGACTACCAACCCGAGAGTATCCTTGAACGAGACGACGAGATCGAGGAATACCGCCACGCCCTCAGCGACGTGCTGTTCGGCCGGAGTCCCGAGAACATCATGCTGTATGGAAAGGCCGGGCTCGGGAAAACAGCCGTCACGAAATACATGATGGACGCACTGGTCGACAACGCAGCCACTCGGGAGGAGGCCGACGAACTCCATGTCCACGAACGCAACTGCAACGGCAAGACGCTGTTTACGATCGTCCGTGGGCTAGTCAACGACCTGCTACCGCCCGAGGCGAGTCCGTTTCCGAAACGCGGCCTTGGGACCGCTGATGCCTTCGAGGAGCTGTACGCCCAACTCGATAGGCGCGGTGGGACGCACCTGATCGTCTTGGATGAGATTGACCACCTCGAAGACGCCGATACGCTGTTGTACGAACTCCCACGGGCGCGGTCGAACGGCCACATTGAGACCGCCCACGTCGGCCTCATCGGCATCTCGAACAACTACACGTTCCGTGAGCAACTGTCGCCGAAGGTCAAAGACACACTGATGGAAACCGAGATCTCATTCAGCCCGTACAACGCTGTCGAACTCCAGACAATCCTGGAGAATCGTGCCGAGAAAGCCTTTGTCGACGGTGGGTATGATAAGTCGGCGATCAACAAAGCCGCCGCCTTCGCCGCCCGTGACGTAGGCAACGCCCGGCAGGCGATCGACCTGTTGCGTGTCGGCGGCGAAGTTGCCGAGAAACGCCGTGCGGAGTGTGTCACCGACGCCGATATCGAGGAAGCACGGACGAAGGTCAAACGCGGTCGACTCGAAAATCGCATTCGCGATCAGACTGAACACGCCCAGTACATCTTACAGGCAGTGGCGATCTTAGAGAGCGACGACAAGACGCCCGCCCGGTCGAAACAGATTCAAGGGATGTACGAGGCCGTTGCAACCCGCTGTGGAGCCGACCCGCTGACCACGCTGAAAAGCATCCAGGATCATCTCTCGGAGTTGCATATGCTCGGGTTTCTCCAACGGTTCGAACGCAACGAGGGTCGCGGTGGTGGCCAGTATCACGAACACGCACTCGACTTAGACCCCGAGGTCGTGATCGAGATCCGCAAGCAGATCGAATCCGAACGGGGCGAGTAG